Proteins co-encoded in one Synechococcus elongatus PCC 6301 genomic window:
- a CDS encoding alpha/beta hydrolase, giving the protein MFKPQSWFPTLLSTVLGFGAAVLTAAPSSAAERITVRWSGTDVTIAVDDLANFAQGRPVGADLRAVLALLSPEVQQSIRSALIAPVPISPNAIQQIVNRGDTFSIFLTRVGNVIRAEPPVSLTDPAIATAITTAAQSPQGLSFLSAIQTFPSETILFDLNVFLSYIQQLNEQLLATEGVVNRLQQRSQPADPALQQRYQAPGPNSVQVQSFNWQDPQRNRPVPTDLYLPSGTSRNLPLVVVSHGLGETRQTFAYLARHLASHGYAVALPEHVTTSARSFENVLVGISSPPGPQALIDIPTDIRFVLDQLATTPAAARVQTQKAAVVGHSYGGYGALAVAGAPLSPVNARQQCEPLDRFRNNLSTLLQCIAINLPQPSYTLTDPRIVAAVAADGLASDVFGAAGLSQVTVPTLIWGGSRDVVTPPQPEAIAAFQQLGTRQKWLALAVKGTHFTVLPPNNQQPQGFQIPLPPELIGPSQAAGNLLFQGLTLAFLDQTFRGQPATLLPSTGTTTIATPELTVLVTPQSP; this is encoded by the coding sequence ATGTTCAAGCCCCAGTCTTGGTTCCCAACGCTACTGAGTACCGTGCTCGGTTTTGGGGCTGCGGTGCTCACAGCCGCCCCTAGTTCAGCGGCCGAAAGGATTACAGTTCGTTGGTCCGGGACTGATGTCACCATTGCGGTCGATGACCTCGCCAATTTTGCGCAGGGGCGCCCCGTCGGCGCTGATCTGCGAGCGGTTTTGGCCTTGCTCTCACCGGAAGTCCAGCAGTCGATTCGTTCGGCCTTGATTGCTCCCGTGCCCATCTCGCCCAACGCGATCCAGCAGATTGTCAATCGGGGCGATACCTTCAGCATCTTTCTGACCCGTGTCGGCAATGTGATCCGGGCGGAACCACCTGTTTCCCTAACTGACCCAGCGATCGCCACAGCCATCACAACCGCAGCCCAATCGCCGCAAGGGCTGTCATTTCTCAGTGCGATTCAGACGTTTCCCTCCGAAACCATCCTGTTCGATCTCAATGTCTTTTTGAGCTATATCCAGCAGCTCAACGAGCAACTCTTAGCCACCGAAGGCGTTGTCAATCGCTTGCAGCAACGGAGTCAGCCCGCCGATCCCGCACTGCAGCAACGCTATCAAGCACCGGGGCCGAACAGCGTTCAGGTCCAGAGCTTTAACTGGCAGGATCCCCAACGCAATCGCCCTGTGCCGACGGATTTATACCTGCCCAGCGGCACATCCCGCAATTTGCCCCTAGTGGTGGTTTCCCATGGTTTGGGCGAAACGCGCCAGACCTTTGCCTATCTGGCACGCCATCTGGCTTCCCACGGCTATGCCGTCGCCCTGCCCGAGCATGTGACCACCAGTGCGCGATCGTTCGAGAACGTCCTAGTCGGCATCAGCAGCCCGCCTGGACCTCAGGCCTTGATTGATATTCCAACGGACATTCGCTTTGTCCTAGACCAGTTGGCTACCACACCAGCCGCCGCTCGGGTTCAAACCCAAAAAGCTGCGGTTGTAGGTCATTCCTACGGAGGTTATGGGGCCTTGGCAGTGGCGGGCGCCCCTCTCAGTCCGGTCAATGCGCGACAGCAATGTGAACCCCTCGATCGCTTCCGCAATAACCTCTCCACCTTGTTGCAGTGCATCGCCATTAACTTGCCGCAACCGAGCTATACCTTGACCGATCCCCGCATTGTGGCCGCTGTTGCTGCTGATGGCCTAGCCAGCGATGTCTTTGGGGCCGCCGGCCTCTCGCAGGTAACAGTTCCTACCCTGATCTGGGGGGGAAGCCGCGATGTCGTCACACCGCCCCAACCCGAGGCGATCGCTGCGTTTCAGCAGCTCGGCACCCGTCAGAAGTGGCTAGCTCTTGCCGTGAAAGGGACGCACTTCACCGTGCTGCCACCCAACAATCAGCAACCCCAAGGCTTCCAGATCCCTTTGCCACCCGAGTTGATCGGTCCTAGCCAAGCAGCAGGCAACCTGCTGTTCCAAGGCTTGACCTTGGCCTTTCTCGATCAAACCTTCCGTGGGCAGCCGGCCACACTCTTGCCCAGCACTGGCACCACAACCATCGCGACTCCGGAACTGACAGTGCTCGTGACACCACAGTCTCCCTAG